The Hippopotamus amphibius kiboko isolate mHipAmp2 chromosome 16, mHipAmp2.hap2, whole genome shotgun sequence genomic interval GAGCTGTAGTGAAAGCCTAGGCAGCAGGGTtcagcagagggaagaggaacGGGGTGCAGGCTGGCTGCAGGGCCAGCGTCTGAAAGGGCAGCAGCAGGACATGGGTTGACCATTTGGGCCAgtgtgttttgggggttttgagGGGGgaggtttgtttgctttttttggctgctctacacagttgcagggtcttagttccccaaccaggatccctgggcccttgacagtgaaagtgcggagtcctgaccactggactgccagggagttccttGGGCCACTGTGTTTTATTTAACCTCCGTCCCACAGGAGGCAGGGTGAGAGGGGCCCCACTGTCAGGGTCCAAGTGCTGCATTGCCTCCTGTGGAAAATGTAATTAATCACAGTCACTCCTCAAATATGATAGGGTTCTTTGGAATAATCCTCATGAAGCTCTCAGGATAGTTTCTGGCTCAGAATAAGCACCCAGATTTTAGAGATGCGGCCGACAGGAAACTCAGGGTGTGtttttctggagagaaaaatGAGCCTTGAGATTTTCAAAACAGGttcacaacttttttttaatgactgggTGCGTGATGGGGAAGGGTGGAAAGGTTTTGAGTAGAGAGATGACGGAGAGAGACGTGGTTGGGAAGGTCCCCTCTCGCACCAGCAGCCTGGGCTCCGCCGCACCCCCTCAGGCCCgcacctcttccctccccaggcccctgagCCTTTGAGCTCCCTGAAGTCCATGGCAGAGCGGGCAGCCATCAGCTCCGGCATCGAGGACCCCGTCCGCACGCTGCACCTGAGCGAGCGAGGTGAGCGTCTGGGGGCGGAGCGGGCCGGCCAGGGCGGGGGGCTGGGCACAGCAGCCTCACCGCTCGCtggcacccccgccccccacagacATCCTCCTGAGCAGCACGTCGGCTCCCCCGGCCTCAGCCCAGCCGCCCCTGCAGCTGTCGGAGGTGAACATACCGCTGTCCCTGGGTGTGTGTCCACTGGGGCCTGTGCCCCTCACCAAGGAGCAGCTCTACCAGCAGGCCATGGAAGAGGCCGCCTGGCACCACATGCCCCACCCCTCAGACTCTGAACGTATCCGGTGAGGGGCCACCGTGGGGGTGGGTGCAGGCCTCTGAGTCTGagggagccctgccctggggctctCCACGGGAGGCAGGGACTGAGCTGGTGAAGGCTGGGTGATGCGGTGCCCGAGCCGCTCCTTTTGATCCgtgagaggaggcagggagggcaggtcCTGCCCGCCCTTCAGACCACAGGGGCTGGTGGGCACTGGCACTGACCCTCCTGTCCCCCCACAGGCAGTATCTCCCCCGGAACCCCTGCCCGACGCCCCCCTACCACCACCAGATGCCACCCCCACACTCGGACACCGTGGAGTTCTACCAGCGCCTGTCGACCGAGACGCTCTTCTTCATCTTCTACTATCTGGAGGTACAGCAGGGCCCCCGGGGCAGCCTCGGGCCCCCCGGCttcgccgccaccgccgccgtcCCCCCTCGGGCTGGAGGGGTGAGGTGGGTGCCCCACTGCGGCCACTGGGAccgcaccccctccccatcccccagtcctggcccccctccccccccccccaaagctaaacctgtccctgtccctgcccccgcccccactctagggctgagggcagggctgtTGAGGCCGAGGGCTGGGTTGGTCTAGCGCAGCCGCCGGGGAGCCCAGCCGCACCTCTGGCCGCCCAGTGGCACGGCCCACAGTGCCTGTGCTGCTGACTCTGGCTGCGCTGGCACGCTGCTCACTGGCACGTTCTTGGGCCTCCCTGGGGACCGCTAGGGAACTGTCCAACCTCTGCGTGACCCCAGTGAGTCACCAGTGACCCCCTCCTGCACCCCACCTCGGGGAAGTTTCTACACTGCCTCCTCTTAGCTCTCATCACGATtagtttctcttcctcctcaacGCTTCTCTGAAAGTAATTTCCACTTCCTGTCTCATTTTCCTTCTGGCCAGCGTTGGTATGTTTTGTGCCCCAGCCCATCTCTACTTGGATGGTCCAGCCCACCCTCGGTCTGTGGCGGGGCCCGGGGTCAGCCCTgttgccctgccccaccccccggcccccacccatTTGGGAGGCCCCCTGATCCCCTGTTCCGCCCTTCCTCCCCCAGGGCACGAAGGCACAGTACCTGGCAGCCAAGGCCCTGAAGAAGCAGTCGTGGCGATTCCACACCAAGTACATGATGTGGTTCCAGAGGCACGAGGAGCCCAAGACCATCACTGACGAGTTCGAGCAGGTGAGGGCCCTTCCCTGTGCCCCGTCCACCCTGGTCCCGCTGGCTGAGTTGGGGTAGAGTCCCCACTCCACACGCAGGCTGGcagccctgctgcccctccctgTGCCACCAGCTTCAGCCAGCTCAGTCCCCAGGCCGGCCGCCCTGCCTGGGACGTCGTCCTCCTCATTCCCCACTGGCCAAGCCCTGGTTACCCCGGAAGTCCCAGCCTCCACGTCTCCTGCTCAGAGGAgccttccccagccccccacaccgcctgtgcctcttctctcctctggcacggcggggtgggggggtatcTCCCACCCAAGACCGTGGGCTGCACTGCACGGGGACCCTGAcggtccccagcacccagcagcgCAGTGGCTCAACACATGCGAGTGGGGAAGCTTTTGTGTTTTCTAATGATTGATTGGGACCTCCCACTGCTTGCAAAccactctggagccagactacctgggttGGAACCCAGCTCTAGCTGGTGACCGTGGACGATTCACTTGAACACCTGTCTccgtttccttacctgtaaaaacGGGGTAACAGCACCCACTTCTGTGccgttgttatgaggattaaatgagttaataacgTGTAAGCACTTGGCGGTGCCTGCTCTGGAGTGTCACGGGCGTGCTGTACTTCATTTCAACTTGTAGCTGCTATGTTCCACAGTGGTTTTTCCACTAGGTCTTTACCTGATGCCAAGCACTGAGCAAGGGCCTTGTCCTCAGAGAACTCAGTCTCCTCCCCTCCATTCTTTCAGGTTCTTTGAAGCATTTCCACCATTCATTCAGAACCCGGCCCCATTCCCACTATGTCTTCTCGGACACTAACCACAGACGTCCTTTGCCCTCCCGGTTTGGTTCAGCGTAATCCTCTGAGTCAGTGTATTTTCAGGCATCAGTCTTtcagaagcccccacaccaccgCTGTTGCCAATAAAACGCCTGTCCTGGCAGCGTGCCTGGGTGTAGACTCCCAGCCTGTTCCACGGCCTCAAGGGTTTTGTGAAGACTAAACCCTAGGACCTGCGTCATGTGCTCGGCACGTGACCAGTGCTCGAAAGCCACAGCCATTGCGCGAAGCCCTAGGACGCTTGGCACACGTGCCTGGGGTCGAGGCCCGGCTCTGGCGCGTGGCCTCCCCATGCCTCTGTTTCCTGTGAAGCGGGAGTGATAACATTTCCTACCTGAGAAGAGCCTTGTGAGGGGGGCGTGAGACGGCGTGTGCATGCAGGGCAGGCGGCCTGGCGCCTGGCTCATCCACGGCCCTGAGACCTGTCCCTCTGTCGGTCTGACCCAGATCCCCGACCACCGCATCCACTCACTGACCGCCTTCTCCCCCGGCCAGGGCACCTACATCTACTTTGACTACGAGAAGTGGGGCCAGCGGAAGAAGGAAGGCTTCACCTTTGAGTACCGCTACCTGGAGGACCGGGACCTCCAGTGACAccggcccctccctccaccccctccccccgcatgCTGATCCCCCTGCCCAGGTGAGGGCCTGCCCTGGAAGACTGGGGGGAGGCCCCAGGCCAcagggcagccccctcccccaggaagcagggagggggccgggaggctttctcttcctctcagccCCACCCTGGGGGCCCGGGGGCGAgggctgccccctcctcccctccccagtgagGGACATTTTTTGGTAAAcctattttcattttggaaaatatttatgaataaatagtTTTATATGACGGCTGGCAGCAGCGGCCTCTCCTGTACCCCCTCAGAGTCAGTGAGCCGGGGGGGGCTCCTGCCGGCGGGGACGCCGGGCCAGCTGGGGGTTGAACTGGGAGTTGTACCGCCTCCGCCGGTCATCCATCTCTTCTGGCTGGTCCTCCTGGGCTGCTGTGCCTCCGACCCGGGCCAGCAGGGCCTCTGCCCGAGCCCTCTCAGCTGCTTCCCGCCGGAGACGTTCAGCTCGGAGCTGCTCCAGGGATGGGGCTCTGCGAGGAGAGGCGAGTCGGTTCAGGAAGCTGGTAGCCCCAGCAAGCCCCAGCGTCCTCTGGGAGGGAGCGGCCGCCTGGGAGGGAAGGAGTCTGGGGCTGGGACCCAGAAGCTGGCCTCCCCACCTCTACCAGCAGGTGCCCGTCCACCActcatcagctgtgtgaccctgaacaCAGCCCGGCcccccatttcctcacctgtagaatAAAGGAGACTGGTTGGTATACCTGGTCTACACTTGGGGGTCTGGCATCCCCGGGACACAAACCTGCTTTTACTgtaacccagtggttctcaaactctggTCTCAAAAACAACCTCAGAGAGTTTCTGTTTCAGTGGATTCTCTCTGTTAGTATCTAGTGTatacaaaacaaatgagaaaccTTAACACAAGCAAATGTTCCACTAGCTACCAGGGCGGTGGTGTCTCCCCATATCATGTAGCCTCTGGAAACCGCAGGAACAAGACTGAAAAATAGGCTTGACTTCGCAGACCCCGTGAAGGGGTGTCAGGACCCCCGGGGTCCCTGGACCACGTGTTGAGAACATGTATTTAGGCCCCAGACCCCACCTGTCCCAACCAGAGCTTCCATGTTGCCATGTGGCTATGGCCAAGCCCCAAGACCCAGACTCCTTACTCTTTGGGTCGTCGTTTCTCAAacccctccttttcctttctgctgTGACTGCCGTCGTCACCACTATGCTTTCTCTTCCCCAAATGCTTCTGCATCTCCCGCAGAGGGTCCAAACGGTTCTTGATCTtctcatctggtcctggaccagAAGGGGGGCCGCCCCGCCTTGGGGGAAGCTGGTACCAAGGGGGCTGAGTTTGGGCTTCCGCTGCACTCTGGCCCAGGTACGTCAGGATGCCCAAAGCTTTCTCTTGTCTCTcctgaaggagacagaaaatgtgGAAATGAGAATGTCAAGCATGTCTCCTCTTGGGGAGCCCAGGGACACCCAAGGTTCCTGAGAAGGCAGAACCAGACATTCAGCCAACGGGCCCTGTCACGAGCCAACTCTGCCAAGTGCTGGGGACACAACACACCAGTACACATGGGGCTCCTGCTCTGGGGACACAGTGGCGGCTTCGGCAACAAAAGCACAGGAAGGAGCTGCTTTAGGTTAGGGTTCAAAGGCAGGCATCTTTGGGGAGATAATTGAATAAAAACCTGAAAGAAGCAAGCAAGGCAGAGGATTGAGGTGGGAGGAGGCAAGTTCAGAGTTTGACAGGAATCCCCAGAGAGCAGGTGAGGGACAGGTTCTGATTTACATTTAAAAGGCTCCTTAACACTTCCCAAATATCTATAAGCTCTGGACAGCCGGTTAGAGACCTCAGAGGTGTGAGTTCTCTACATTAGCTTGTTTAATCACCATATCCCTGAACGCTCCTTAGTCACACCTGAGGGCAAggtgctcccccacccccagctccatcCATGACTCTGATGAAGAGGGCAAGACCAACTTACTTTCTCTTGTCGCTTCTCTTCCTCATACTCTTTATTGCctctggtcacccccttcccttcttccagCAGCTCCCGAAATAGATCCACAGGGCCAGAGCTGCTTGGGGCTCCTGCCTCTGCTGCTTTGAGAGCAGGTAGTGAGTTCTGATGCCTGGCTTTCTTCCGCAGGAATTCTGTGCGGGCCTAGGGGGAAAAAGTTATAGGCaggccatatatacattactaataagaaaaaaacatcaacttgtacacctgaaatatatgcagtttattgtatatcaattatatctcaataaaagttcttaaagaagttATAGGCAGAACATTCAGAACCTAAATGTTTTTCAAGGAACTGAGCCTGGTGCCAACCACAGAAAATCGCAGGCTGTGGTGCTGGGGGCTGTAAAGGAAGTGGACAGGGGCGCTGGGAGCCCAGAAGAGGCACCTGTTCCAGCcctgggagaggggggaggaATGAGGCAACGCCTGGGTTTGTAAGCTACCTTCCAAAAAGCAAACCAGGGGGGTTCCCAATCTCGAGTGACGCAATCAAGACAGCTATGAAGGCAGCTGATTCGTGTATTAGGACAGGTGATCTGAACTCCGGGCAAAACTCCAAGTCGCTGTCCCCAGCTGATGTGCAATTTCTACTGATAAATGTGAATTTCAAAAGCCCTGGCTACCTCCCAGCCAGCTGATCGCCAGCTGACGATCAGCTTAGCCAAAGGACTGGAAGCCAGGTGTAAACCAAACAGGTCAGGGGTTCTAGAGAGAGCCTCTAGTGTTTTGTGTGTGGGGAGCGGTCCAGGCAAAAGGCTCGCCCGACAGAGCGGAACTGGCTTGTTCTCCTCTGTCATTTCGCTGTCTTCCTCTCTGAAACATCTCACTTCTCCGCACAATGGAAACAACAGCCCCTCTGAGAACGAACACGGCTTGAGAGATTCTGCAAGCCAAGCGCTCCACACGGGGTGAGCATAGAGTAGGCGTCCACTAAATGGGGAGTTCGTGCAGCTAAACTAAACAGTGGCCCGAGTTTCCTTAAACTGCTCAGGGCTTCGCTTATTCACGAACTACTACTCCGGCCTCGAGAAGCACAGGAACGGGGAGCACCAAgaccagggagagggaggggtcaGCAGAAGACCGCACGTGCGCTTCCGGGGAGTCTGACCCCAGATTCCGCACGGCGCACACTGCGCCTGCGCGCCGCCCCACTTCCGGCCCCGCCCGCAGCGCCTGCGCGCTCGGCCCCAGAGCCCGGCCCGGCCGGACTGCGAGCTTACTTCTTGCTGAGCGAGCAGCGCCCTCCGCTCCcgctctttctcctcctcccggGCTTGGGCCTCGTCTCGCCGCACGCGGGCGACATTGTCCTTGTTCCGGACGTGCCAGCTCTTCTTGGGTAAGATATTCATGGCGCCGTAGCTGTCCACAGACTGACAGGCCCGCCTCCTAGCACTTCCGATTGGCGAGACGATGGCCCCCTCCCTGTTTATGCCTCGGCCACGGATTGGTCCTAGACTTTCTGGCACGCCCCTCTGGGTTTGTCGCGAAAGCTGACTGGCTGAGACTCCCACCCGTCGCCCGGAATCGCGCTTGGTGTCGCCTAGCGACCGCCTCTTATCAAGATTCTGAGTCAATCACAAGTGTCCCCGCCCTTACGCTACTGAACGCAGCCAGTGATTGGCTGACACGCCCTGGTTCTCTCGCGGAAGAACCCTTCGCGCCAACCCACAGGTAAACATATTTGATTGACTTATGTCCCGCTGAAGCCTTGTCCCCGGCTTCCGGACGCGAGTTTCAGAAAGGCTCAGTAGCCTCCGCTGTGTTTATTGATACTAGAAAGAGGTTCACTGGAGAGTCGGGGACTTAGCAGTGAGTCCCAGGGCTGGAAAAGCTTGGGGCCCCTCCAGTTCTCTCATTTTCCAAATGATGTGGCCGAGGCTTACAAACGCGCTGGGGGCAGGTCTGGGTCTGAAAGTGGGACGTCACCCTGAGCCAGGTAGGAGACGTCAAAGAGCTCTGCTGGCCGAGCTCAGCGCCACAACGCGCTGTGCCAGGAAGACTTTATTCTGCGCCTCCTGAGGTAGAGTAAAGGGTAAAGAGAGGTGGCGATGAGACAGATCTTCTTTCCCCCGTGTCCCTTTCCACATTGCCCAGGACCCCTTCCCAGGGACCAGGCCTGGCTCACCGTCTCTATCTGGCGTTTGAGTTCAGAGATGAGGCGTCCATATGAGTTAGCCAGGGCCACGGTATACGCCATCAGGATGCTAGAGGAGACGGAGTGGAAGTCACTCCCCAAATACTCTTAGGATGTCTTCAACGTAGGGCTCTTTGTAATCAGGGTTCTGGACCTCCTCCTTCAGACTCAAGGACTCTATtatcccagccccctccctcgcTCAGACCCAAGAGTTTGGGCCCCCAGCCCCCCTGTCCCTTGGAAGCGGGCAGCGGGGACCCAGGTCAGACATTCAGACTCAGACCCAGGAGTTTAGGGCCCTCACCTGGAGATCAGCAGAAGGGGCACAGCAAAAGCCTGGGTtcccaggaagaagagaaatttcTGGGCAGTCTGAGGGAGCTTGCAAATAGACTCGGGGATCTCGGCCCAGATGGTCGACTGCCCCCGGAATGGACCACACAGCTTAGAAGGTGGTATCCTGAAGTCAGAGACGGGCAGAGTTCAAGGATGGCCAAAAGTCAGaaccctggagggaggagggagggagggagggagagagaggcaggtgcCTCTCACACTTACAGGAagatgctataaagcacaggaacgGCGGAGATGGCCAGACCCAGGAGAAGgaccagagggaaaaagaaattcacagtAGAGGCCCGAAAGGTGCGGGAGGCCGGCGAGCAGGTGGAGAAGAGGGTGATCTGGCAGGGGGGTAGTGGGGTGGAGGGAATTTGAGACACAGGAATCTGAGCCCCAGACTCTCCTTTTCCACCATCCAGGAGCCCTGGTCCCTGGCCCGCTCTCATCAGTCAGGATCCAGGGGTCCCAGTTCATTTTCACCATCAGACACAGGAGTCCGGGTCCTCTCTTCCCTCAGACCTAAAAGTTGGGATGCCCGGGACCCCTCCTTCTCCCACATCCACATCTGTCCTCCAGACCAGTCCTCTCTCGGGATCTAGTAGTCCGGGACCCTGGCATCCTCCCCTGCCAGGACCCAGTAGGCACATCCCTcaggcccctcctcctccaggacccAGAAACCCAAGCCCCAATACCTCCCGCTTCAGACCCAAGGGTGCTCTCCACCCCTCACCTTCTTCAAATAGAAAAGCAGCAGGAACTTGGCGGTGTTGAGCAAAGGCAATAAAGGGCAGAAAAAACTCCCCA includes:
- the LENG1 gene encoding leukocyte receptor cluster member 1; the encoded protein is MNILPKKSWHVRNKDNVARVRRDEAQAREEEKERERRALLAQQEARTEFLRKKARHQNSLPALKAAEAGAPSSSGPVDLFRELLEEGKGVTRGNKEYEEEKRQEKERQEKALGILTYLGQSAAEAQTQPPWYQLPPRRGGPPSGPGPDEKIKNRLDPLREMQKHLGKRKHSGDDGSHSRKEKEGFEKRRPKEAPSLEQLRAERLRREAAERARAEALLARVGGTAAQEDQPEEMDDRRRRYNSQFNPQLARRPRRQEPPPAH